The sequence TGTGCGGTGCAATCCAAGGGGCAAACACCGCGACACCGACCAACGCGCACACCGTGAACAGCGCCACCATCGCCAGCGGGGCGTGCCGCAAGGACCACATGAGGTCTGTGTCCCAGGCGCGCCGCAGTGCCGAGATCACGTTCGCAACCTCGGGTCGATCAGGAGGTAGAGCAGGTCGACCAGCAGGTTGATGCCGACGAACATGACCGAGATCAGCATCAGGTAGGCTGCCATCACCGGGATGTCGACGAACTCGATCGCGTTGATGAACAGCAACCCGACACCCGGCCACTGAAACACGGTTTCCGTCACGATAGCGAAGGCGAAGATCGACCCCAACTGCAAGCCCGCTACCGTGATGACCGGCACGAGGGTGTTCTTCAGCGCCAGTCGGAAGTTCACCATGCGTTCAGGCAGCCCGCGCGCCCGCGCAAAGCGGATGTAGTCGGCGTGGAGCACATCGAGCATCTCGGCGCGCACCAGGCGCATGATCAAGGTCATCTGGTACAGACCGAGGGTGATTGCCGGCAGGATCATCGCGCGCAGGCCGCTCTCGGTCAGGAGGCCCGTCTGCCAGCCACCGACGGTGACCGTGTCTCCGCGGCCGAAACTCGGCAACCAGTCGAGTTCAACCGAGAACACGTACATCAGCACGATGCCGATCAGGAAGGTCGGCAGCGACACGCCGATCAGG comes from Pseudomonadota bacterium and encodes:
- a CDS encoding ABC transporter permease, giving the protein MLSYIVNRTLQAVVVLLAVGFVAFALFSFVGDPIDNMLGQERSAEDVERLKRTLGLDQPFFVQYGRFLLNALSGDFGVSYQQGRPVADILLERAPATVELALVSGAFALTLGTVLGVLTTVHRHTVAARVVMTVSLIGVSLPTFLIGIVLMYVFSVELDWLPSFGRGDTVTVGGWQTGLLTESGLRAMILPAITLGLYQMTLIMRLVRAEMLDVLHADYIRFARARGLPERMVNFRLALKNTLVPVITVAGLQLGSIFAFAIVTETVFQWPGVGLLFINAIEFVDIPVMAAYLMLISVMFVGINLLVDLLYLLIDPRLRT